From one Thermodesulfobacteriota bacterium genomic stretch:
- a CDS encoding FadR/GntR family transcriptional regulator translates to MPAFRSLKKPLLSKEVERQLKLSILNRKYNAGQKLPSERELVDQFQVSRVTVREALRGLQQSGLVQIKRGREAGAYVCEPDSTAITENFQNLIQMGKVNFAHLIEIRLYTEPDVARSAALHRTSEDIDKLIQLLDQAEAYSNTSRKKARLTNVRFHCEVAKILDNALIIFLCESITQVYSANIIEMTRSKLDKQGIGKLISEHREILEAIVNKNAKQAFERSKQHLLETYYTYSKIVPESYDEEVDKRIRYFAGA, encoded by the coding sequence AGACAGCTGAAACTTTCAATATTAAACAGAAAATACAATGCCGGCCAAAAACTTCCTTCAGAAAGAGAACTGGTCGATCAATTTCAGGTCAGCCGTGTCACAGTGAGGGAAGCCCTACGCGGTTTGCAGCAAAGCGGACTGGTTCAGATCAAGCGAGGCCGTGAAGCCGGCGCTTATGTATGCGAACCCGACTCTACTGCCATCACGGAAAATTTTCAGAACCTTATACAGATGGGCAAAGTTAATTTTGCCCATCTGATAGAAATTCGGCTGTACACCGAACCGGACGTTGCCAGAAGTGCCGCTTTGCACCGCACTTCAGAAGATATTGACAAGCTGATACAACTGCTTGATCAAGCTGAAGCTTATTCGAACACGTCGCGAAAAAAAGCACGCCTGACGAATGTTCGATTTCATTGCGAAGTGGCCAAGATCCTGGATAATGCCCTTATCATTTTTCTCTGTGAATCAATCACTCAGGTCTATTCAGCGAATATTATTGAGATGACACGTAGCAAACTGGATAAACAGGGAATTGGAAAACTCATTTCAGAGCATCGAGAAATTCTAGAGGCAATTGTTAATAAAAATGCTAAACAGGCGTTTGAAAGAAGCAAACAACATCTTTTAGAAACATATTATACCTACTCAAAAATTGTACCGGAAAGTTACGATGAGGAGGTTGACAAACGGATCAGATATTTTGCCGGAGCATAA